The sequence ccttttaaccttttttcaaagcgatagacattatactaaatatttcccaTAGTTTTTGCtgtagtataaactatatttaaaataaaaataataaaaaaagtgaacagTCAAAACTTTACAATATGACGCGTTACTATTAttatgaacacaggtgtatgtatGTTGTATTTACAAGTAGTTGCGACTCAAGCTTGAAGttgttaaaatttacaaatatttacagacGGAATGTGCTAAAATTACACATTTCAcaattattttaacttttttttgtaaaaggtTAAGATTTTCACATATTATTCGTAATAAAGAGATAAATaaacatatacgtatataaaacTGGTTTTAGTAAACAAACATCTCAGTAAGAAGAGTTTCAATTAACTCAattaatttcacaaaaacagctttcactaaatgaaaaataaattagattttgttgttattgtagcataaacattccccatacatatacggggaatgctgctgaagtagcagtgcttggccggatataaatccgagtcgttccggttacaTAGAACTGACTGCAGTGGGAACGATAAATTGTATGTTTAAGAGGCTGCCTTCAAAATCAATTCTATAAATATAAGGACTTATAAGTTTTTTTCCGATTTAAATGAAACTGTGTCGGTataaaaaggaaaggaaaataacactttttcagagaaaaataaataaatatcaaacacCCTACGTTTGACTGAGACGGTCCTTTCCAATTTCTAATATCTTTCCAAGATAATATAGCCAGCGAAAAAGGCAAATATGAAAATTCCGTGGGTGAATAAGTGATACCGTTCTTATTGCTTCATTCTTGCGTTGAAATTATAGTTTCGAGTGGCTGTTCTTTCCAGAACTAtcgatataaaataaattcgcGGTCATCCCAAAAACCAGTCACAATAACAACTTTCTTTGTTACTTCCTTCTTAACCTTCTTCGGTTTCGATTTCCCTCGATAAGTCTAATCACAAACTCTTAAGCTCTTATAACAACAATGGAATACTACAATGGGAATGCAACTGTTGTAGCACAATAATGAAGAATTCCCCACAAATTTTTGCGGAGTACTAATGAAGTGACTGGTTAAaaattttggttgttgttgctaatggttctacaaatacaaaaaagaacCGGGTTATGGTAAAATTTCAGCTgaaggaagaaaaaagaaagaaaatacaaatatattttgtcAATTTCCTATTTGTTTACTTAATTTCTACACAAGATCATAAACACTCAGAAACCCAGATACCTCAAGATCGACTTATGCATTCAAAGTCCTGCCGTTCGTTAAACTTAGtcccgatgaaatacagttgtttggtgactgaacgtcaatactttgtgttctctgtccgtctttggaataccttaccttacaaaattaaacgtataaaagaaagctcgtgtttcaaaaataaattgcttcgctatcttgccgaaaattgctgaatgtactttaaatctcttcctattaatccctactcctactactactatttttaccttactttccttttaatactttctccaacttatacttctttactactatctgtaattttaattttaattttgattttactgttaatccttttatgtaaactattcttaaggtcaatcattgtaaaaataacctatggttgtatgttttgactttaataataaataaaataaaataaataaataattttcaatgcaAGCAAACTTTCAATAAGTTTTAGCTGGTTTTctgtttgtttacaattttgaatatttttctctttgagagagaTCAGATagcaattcgccaaaatatatgtacatgttaAACCAGTAAATTTCTGTAAGGAGCATTTatacattcacatacatatatgtttgtataccaGCTGTGAGGGTATGCAATTTGAGCGGACTGGAACACCAAACAGCAACAACGCTTAATGTGAACTTATAAATGACTAAAGATTTTTAGttacttttaaaatatacactaccggtcaaaagtttgggttcacttgaaaaattgtaaaaatatttcagataatcatgattttcttcgtcaaagattttttaatattgttattttacagaaagtaattgtgttcaatacaaaatatgttaacttttaaagaaacccgcaagtatttgttcatattttcgttTCCTCGATTCGTTTCCTTTAGCTCGTATTACAGCGTCGCATATTCTGGGCATCGTATCAACTAATTTACGCAAAGATTCTGCTGTTATTTGATTCCAGCAATTTTGTAGAAATGTCCAAagttgttttgtattagtaGGTTGCAATATTCTTACTTCTCTGACCAACTCGTCCCACAGCAACTCGATCGGGTTACAATCCGGCGACTGAGGATGCCATTCCATTTActtgagttgtttttgattttctttggctgcaatgtaatcctggcaaaattttgaagtgtgcttaggatcgttatcctgctggaaaacgAATCCGCTGCCCACAAGTCTTTTCCCACACGGAAAAGCGTGCCGTTGAAGTATGTTGTGGTAGACCTTTTTGTCCATGATACCCTTAATTTGTATAATGTTTCCAAGTTTTTCTCCAGCAAAGCATCCCCAGACTAACACTAACCCTCCACCATACTTAACTATGGGAACAACACATTGGTTCATCATGCGTTCAGCGACAAACGGCCAATATGTTGGCGGCgtcgtttgttgaaaatttcaaatttggactCGTCCGTAAACAAGACTTTAGACCACTGTTCAGTTGTCCACTCTTTATGTTTTTTAGCCCAATTAAgtctctttactttattttgctttcgaagtaaaagttttttggcggcgacgcacccttttaggccgtagtttcttagtcgtcgctgtaccgtcgaaacagatactggagcctcgcgcgaggaattgagttgttcgcgaatttcaggggctgttagaaaacgattttttttgcttacaacacATATGAACTTATCCTCTTCATTTCACATAGTTTTAGGCTTCCCAGAACGATGACGACTCTGATTGCACCCAGTATCGCTCTTTCTTTGTAACGTTCACATGACAGCATTTTGAGAGACATTACATTTCGAAGCAAATTTTCGCGTTGAATAGCCTTCTCCATGTAGTGTCACAATGACTGCTCGTGTTTCTACACTAAGCTCTGCTTTCCGacccattttaaataataaaacaagaaatatgtagtttcatttaaattttaataattagaagataattttggtataacgtcgacttgtatgtaagtttttgtaaaacagttattttttggaatacaaaaaattgttttacttacctttttgataacaaagattacaccaacaattagaaatataactcttgAAGCGAGTTTTGCAGCAGTAAGATGTTACGCGTAATAGGCACTAGACGCATTGGCAGAATGCAGCAAGTCATAACCCGTTCATGCTTGATCTACGCGTCTGCCATAGTCAttttgtaaacaataacaatctcCTAAACTCAAACTAGTAGCAGAACGCacgttttaaaaacaaaaccactaatAAGCCGACTTTATtgtgtaaaattccaaaataatgtaagtgaacccaaacttttgaccggtagtgtatatcaaaatgtttactaataagggggaacaccactgtgaacgcgtgaaaattaagtgattttgatgaatttttattttataagtagggatgattatttgaggatcggacaaattataatttatttaacatatattcaactatactgacacaaatttttattaaaaaatattaaaaactacaattgttattaatattaatgcaatgacgtcataaaaaaccgatgcaccctggtggccacgatacagcggtgaaaaatcatctgaatgcaaaaaaccaaaaaaattcttaatctatacatcaatggctatcgtcgtacgtggcggtttttttattttttatttttttgagaaaatggtgcaggtttgaaaattgagtttgtgtttttacccttttttgttttcgaaaggcttggaaaaatattaatttttggaattaaaaaaaaacggcttGTACGCCTGTAGCCAATACATATATTACTCGTTCCCacgatagtcggttctacgttactagAACGGCCCGAATTattatccggccaaggactgtttatgctacaacaacaacaacaacaacagcaaccactacaaatattttttaaatttataagaatTTAAGTATGTACGTCTGTACTAAcattataataggtctatttataagttcgtgcggttttacaacagatggcgtaacttgattattattccatcgatccacatttccaaacattcattggagagctactgtcgtaaggcacaaacgtcagtataagttttttatttgaagcgtaaacttgagcgaacgtgccagaagtggtttgcacgctttaaaagtggtgattttggcttggaagacgaagaacgcgagggtgcgccgccaaagttcatggataccgaattggaggaattgctcgatcaagatccggctcaaacgcaagaagaggttgcaaaaactttgggagttgatcaatcaaccatttccaaacgtttaaaagccatgggaatgatccgaaaggtaggccattgggtgccgtatgaattgaagccaagagacgttgaacgccgttttatggcatgcgaacaactgcttcaacggcacaaaagaaagggttttttgcatcgaattgtgactggcgatgaaaagtgggtccattacgacaatccaaaacgtcgggcaacgtatggataccctggccatgcttcaacatcgacgtcggcgcagaatattcatggcctgaaggttatgctgtgtatctggtgggaccagctgggtgttgtgtattatgagctactgaaaccgaatgaaacgattacgggggatgtctaccgacgacaattgatgcgtttgagccgagcactgcgagaaaaacggccgcaatacgccgatagacacgacaaagttattttgcaacatgacaatgctcggccacatgttgcacaagtggtcaaaacatacttagaaacgctcaaatgggatgtcctaccccacccgccgtatagtccagaccttgcgccatccgattactatctcttccgatcgatgcaacatggcctggctgaccagcacttccgtaattacgatgaagtcaaaaaatggatcgattcgtggattgcggcaaaaccgaccgaatttttcacaaagggaatccgtgaattgccagaaagatgggaaaaagtagtagtaagcgatggacaatattttgaatattaaatttgtaaccattttacgtcaataaagtttcaaatttcgaaaaaaaaccgcacgaacttattcatagtcctattaggtaAGTAAGATAAGTATGTATGAACAACATTAATGATTGATTAATTTTATTAGCATTTTAACGAtgtgaaaatttttcatttgcccCATTTTTTGCTAATTTGCTTTTTTACGGTTTTTAACAACTCTTAAAAAGAAATCGTTTAAGTAAAAGCCCCCCTAATGCAAGAAAAATTCTTCATGGCCGGCATTTTGAGGGTCAAATCACACGCGGCTATGCATATAAAATAATGCGACAAACGCACAATCAGCAAAAGAGAAAAACagtaaaccaaaaacaaacgAGGAAGCAATACTCAATTAAAGTGAAAAGTAATCGAATTAAAATTACCTAATTTATATATAATgtctttctccttttttctaaaatgtataATGGGGCTAAAGAACATcaaaggcaaaaataaagatagtTTGGTTAAAATAGCGGCTGTGTTTATATTGTAGTTGAAATAATTGTaagcataaaacagttttacatAAACATTATGAAATAAAAgtccataaaacaaaatattaaaaataaaaattcctaaATGTAAACAatctgtttttattatttaaggaAATTACAGATTTTTTCTcacttaattttgtacaaattttatcaGCAGCCTATATCCAGTTTTGTTAGCCCCTCATTTAATGATTTCTCATTTCTCTCATCGACTTTATTGCATGTTCATTTGCCCAGCATCCGCTgcatttattatatacatacatacatatttgcaccCACAAATTCGAACAACCTCGTCAACTGGCGATAAGTGTAAGGGGGTTTATTCTATGTACATCCTCTTTCTTCAGCTATTTCAATAACAACAAACGGCATTGCACGCAGCGCAGTGAGCGACGctcttgttgttattgcagcaGCTGTTGTCATCGGCACCGCTAATATACGGGAAATGTAAGTGCGAATTGCATTGCGGAATTTGGAAAATtccaatagcaaaaaaaaaacacagaaacaacgaactaataaagaaaattttattggaCCCAATTATTCACACATAATTCACgataatataatacataacTCTGGCATAAAAGCCAGAAAATGTTTCCCTCAATTGGACTGGCCACACGCATTTACAGGTTGGCCGCTAAAGTACGAAAAGTTTACGCAACACTCAATTTTGCTATACTAAAGTGCCAAGCTATTATTACCCTCAAGGAGGATTAAAGCACCCTGGGACAAGTACTTGCGTACCAAAAATACATTTCTCAGATACTCACGATACTAATATTAAAGTTGTCGCGATGTTGACAATCAGTCCAATAATGGTTATGAGATTGGGCGCCAGCCAGAGTGGCGTCATTGAGACGAGCCAATTCCACCATGGTTGTAGCCATGGATCCAGCAGACTACTGTTGCTGCAGGCGTATTTGTGTTCCGACAGTTTTTTCAGCTGTTGAGCGCTGAGTACGCGTTCCTTGTAGGTGATTGATGGCATGTTGGTGCACTTGAAATTGTTTGTTGCAGTAGAGGTAGATTTCGTACACttcactcaaattttttttttaattcaacaaattttaattctttaccCTTTAGTGCGGCGATCTTGTGATTTGTCACTTTAagcacaatttatttttactttgcaccTGCTCTTGGCCTTTACttgcataaatacataattcACGTGTTTGACTTCTCGATAAAGTCAAAAGTTCATTTGctctattttttaattctgctGCGAGTAAAAAATACGCTTCTTTGCTTTTACTCGCACACAAACACACGAAAGCGCTATATTTTTCCCAAAGCCTTTACCGATCTATCACAACTTTTCGTCTTGCTTTTCTTATACTTCGTACTTTTGTTTGGACCCCAAATTAGCTTATTCAAATCGGTTTGTTGctgttagaaaattttaaactattcttttaacatttatttcacACAATTTCCACGTCGTAACCCGATGAAAATGCACTGCAATCAGATGGTTGCAAAAAACACCAACGGCAACGCAAACGTCTGAgcgaaaaaagcacaaaaatgatGGCCAACAGAAATGTCATTGATAATACATAATACATAAGCAGAGAAATTTTGCGGGAGTTCATGTACGTGTACGTCAAAATTCAAGTGTGTGCTTATAATCCAATCGGAACTTGTCAATTTGACAGCTAGCAGACACCAAGGTTGCATGTGCAATATGAACATAGATTACATAGTTTGCGCAAATTGTTTGTGTAGGgatctattaaatataaaattaaacttttcgaTTCGAAACTTGTCCAAAATTTTCCTTCTAATCTTTTGAAATAAGTAGCACAAAAAGCCCTGATGGGAAAAACGGTGATTATCGTGTGAAAACTTCAGaagcaaaaatatgtttacaaaaaaGTTAAGCCAAGTTTTGGGATGTTTCTTATTATTAGGAAACCCATAAATGCTTTGGTATGCAGAATAAAGCGCAACATATCTTAAAAAAACGCGTTTCAAAAGAGTacgggttgttgttgttgttgttgttgttgtagcgtaAACATACCCCATATATATGCGGGTAATATTGcaggagtgacagtccttagccgaatataaatccgggatAATAAAACTCAAACAAATTAAATGGCGAAAGTCAAGCGCTAACCTCAAACCAAAATGCAGCACTCATTTCAATGATGAAGACAAGATAACTATTTGGCGAAATGAAAAATTGGCTACCAAACTATCCAACTTACAAGACAATATTTAAGgggctattattattattattatttataggagaTATATAcaaccctaacttaattagcaaTAATGTAAACAGCAACAACTGCCACAGTacaacacatacaaatatagctGTCCTAGTGCTActaacaaaatgacaacaacaaaatggtaaataatatttaacatattaaaaatttatatgcacatattgtatgtatgtatgtgcatatgtacagcTCCGGTCAAAATCTTAGTAGTGCACATACGTAAAATAGAATGGGTTAAAACAGTGCGTGTAATCgcctttataaaaatttgatttttcccTCTTATAGCCCAAAtgtcaaacaaaacaaatcccAAACAAAATCCAACGTTTATCTTATTTCCGTAaggtaaaattatatttagataAACTTCAGCGAATTTTGAGTGGTCAAAAACTTAGTAGTGTAacaaattgtaagaaaaattttgacaaaacttTTATAAGatggtgattttatttttatttttacatggggttttgtttagtatttaaattaCTATTTTGTTGCATGACCTTTATTCTTTAGAATTGCAGCACAACGGGATTGCATTGAGTCAACAAATTTTTGGCATCTTTCAATCGAAATCGACTCCCATGCGCTCTTTACAGCTTCCCATAGTTGCGTATTAGATGTTGGCTTGCGTTGGGCTACTGCCTCCTTGACATCAAcccataatttttcaaaagggTTTATGTCTAGTGACTGTGGCGGCCATTCTATTACGTTTATCTGACTCTCCAAACAAGCGGCATTTCGTCTCTGGCATATGGCAGCATGAAGTCCTTGAGTATATCAGCATATGAAGTGCCAGTCATCATTTCCTTTACCCAATGAATGGGTCCCACGCCTAGACAAGAAAAACATGCCCAGATCATAATGCGAGAACCACcatgctttattgtttttgttgtatactTTGGCTGGTATTCGGTGTTAGGGGGCCGTTTTACATATTGGCGCGATCCAATTAAATTAGTTATTCCTTCCCCTTGTCTTTTCTTcaaatcgttaataataattacacaaaccaaaaacttcaaaatattccaccaaagcaatttctatgaagaaaaacctttcgcAGCAGTATTGAGAGCTGATTGTCATTAATtttgtagattaattttgtggatttattggtaattacggcatatgtgaacgtactttatgACTCATTTCTTATACCGTAGACAGATTATTTTAGAAAACTGAGTTAAACAGAGTGGAACCAGGTGGAGaccgtgaaaaaaatatttcaatttgtgCGCCGATAACAAGCAAGAATTTCACGTGTAATTAATTTGGTTTTCAGGTTTGTTAATcagtttttatttctatatacaaaaaatatttttgatattaaataaaagttagaCGACtcttttttagaaaatctaTTAAAGGAAATATTTCCGCATGGCAACTACAGAAATGCAAAATTGTGGTAACCTCGTAACATTCCGTTAGTTTGTCTAGAAAAACGCGCTTGTTTACTATCGAAtcaaataaaagttttattatttagtttaatatttccttaaaaaatcagttttatCGTGCGAAATATGCGGCCATTACATAAACCCGGTCCTAAATCAAAAACGCGTGGAGCTTCGCTTCAGGATAATCTTCTTGGCGAGACTGATACAAGTTCCTCGAGTGAAATTACGAATTTTCATTCATCGCCGAGACAAACGGCAACCGCTAAATCTCAGAATGATGGAAGAACTTCTACGGTACGAAAATCTAgagcacaaaaaaaatcattacaacCTGTTCCAGCTCCAATTACGTCGAGGCAATCAAGGGGCAGCAGTCGTCGCAAACAAAGATTGCCCACCCGCAAAGAATTAAAACTCCTGCTGAGAACAGATTTTATGATACCACGACTAAGTTTTTCTCGAGTCGTACGCGAAATTATGATGCAGATCTCAAGCGATGTGAGTTGTATAACGGCTTTAGCCCTGGAGGCTCTACAGACAGCAGCAGAAAAGTATATGGAAAATCGTTTTGAAGATGCATATTTATTGGCGTTGCATGCGGGGCGAGTTACACTGTTTGTTCGGGATTTGGAATTAATCAATTATTTGATGGGTAAATGTAATtcgtaaattgaaattaatattaagaaactagcttaatatttgtttacaaaGTGTCTTATGTCAATATATTTAAGAACTATAGGGGTATTTGTAGAAATGTGAAGATGTCGAGAGATTAAAAAATacctcgaaattaattttattcgagATTGTTGTTTTCCTTACTTTTTAAAAACCGATCTGCGATTTCAAAACGAAACGATTTCTAGGCGACAAATGTATCTGCATTTGCCTCAGTACAAATAAACTTGGAAGCAAtcctttcaataatttttataaatattatgaaaattgaGTTTGTTTTCCTCGAGAAGGTGGAAAAACTGTCGAAGGTGACAGTGGAGTGGGTTACAGATGAATTCCGtatactaaaataatatttttttttgtttattgtaagTCTAAAAGAAGACTATTGCACTAACGATTGTATCATAAAAACACTATGTTACacatttaataaaacatatttttatttcaaacttaaataatttttcaattgggAATCTAGTAATTTAGAAATGCATCACAAATCAATTGGATTTGAGTTTTGAACTCAGTTGCATGCATTTGGCCAGCGGCTAAATGGTTGTCACTCAAATAAATGtgcatatgaatgtacatatgtacatacatacatacataaatctatagctttacatacataaataatttacaagaagcttttgaaaataattcgtTTTTCACTTTACCTTGCATATACGGTCGAAAATAATCTATgcagcacatatgtatgtacatatgtaggtacattaATAAAGCCGAGTACGGCGTTCCACAAACTTTTTTGGTTGCTATCTGCTCTAGTGTATACGCAAAAATCAATTTCTAAGtaggaatataaaaatacgtaaACTTGTATTCGTCTGCAAATATATATTGtgagctaaaaaaattttataaactatAATTTAAGCTGATCTTTTCATTTTTAGCAAGTTTTAAAAGTATTCATAAATAGTAAATAGCGCCTCCATCAGTTAACACCCTCTTATGTAGTAAAAACAAAGactaaagagaaaaaaatataataaagtaatctAAGCAAATGAAtatcattgcccgacgccattatcgtgcagtcgtcggcgtatgagtccagggagactccctctggtggctgggggagtttcgagatatagaagttgaaaagcaagagtgaaaggacaccaccctgcggtactccctgctttatttttctctgtttagacgtttggtctcgaaatatcaccgacgagtgacgaccactcaggtagttcgcggtccacctcttcagccctggcgggagtgtcggcTGTAAattgtcatctagtagcgtggcgtggctgactgtatcgaaagccttttttagatccaacgctactagggcaGTCCTCTCGCAtgggcggttttggttgaggccgcggtttacctgagtgtttatgacggtgagtgccgtggtggtgctgtgcactctacggaagcCATGCTGGTGCGAGGCTGGGGTCAAGTGTGTCGTAAAGAGTGGAAGTAGAAGGGcctcaagagtcttcactactggggaaaggaaagttatcggacgataagactccccttggttggcgggtttcccaggcttcaatAGTgagaccactctccctaatttccacttatcaggaattaTGAGAGTGGGcatagacaggttgaagaccctggtgagatattctactcccaacggagccagctttttcaacatcagcatgttaagtccgtcagggccaatggcttttgatggtttcatgtgtttgatggccccctgaacctcgtcgctggagaaagaaagtggcgcactgttgtatgccagtttgtgcagccgtctggtggcactacgtttggatctgtcggccggaggatgcagaataaattgccggctaaagaaGCACGCGCATCTCTTTGGATCCGACGAAggacaaccgttgaaggtgatatccaccttgtccttgtgcttcgtcgggttcgacagggaccagagcttgctcataccagaggtgaagttgcaggacttcagatgctcttccCATTTGTTCCGCTTGTTTAGCGATCACGCTCGTTCGCCagaacagctgcttcagctgggaaattgggacgtatgcCCCTGATCCTTCAAGCAGATATGAAGCGAGCAGCGGTAGCTGTgatcgccttgcggaatgcACGTTCGctacgcgcacatcggtggaAATGGGGAGAGCGCCGAAGATgttcagtaaattccgcgaatctggtccaatcagctttgttgaagttggcgtatgaccggtgatccgcggaaataAAGTCGGCaagtctctcgatcgagacgataatgggcaagtggtctgatgcaagcgatagcataggtcgccaggttatgctatttatcagacctgcgctagcaattgtgatATCAGGCGAGCTGCAGCAATTGCCCACTActctggtgggggcgtcgtcgtttacaatgctgaatgtcgaatcgtctatctgctctgccaatagctgtaccctacgatcatttggcaggcttgaatgccaaagatcgtgacgcgcattaaagtcacctactaccaatcggttttctcccctgatgagcgcaccaatatcagggtgatatcctgccgggcagcaggtgacagggggtatgtaaatattatatatttcgagttcggcatcgcctgaccggacagctatcccttgacattctaaggttgtgtccctgcggtcgatgccttcatcgataagacggtactgcactgtgtggtggactatgaacgctaaGCCTCGACCGTGGTCTCGCTCGTGGTCCTTTCTGTGCACATTGTAGCCGCCCCTGGTAATCAGgcgggagctagcgtgcagttttgtctcttggaccgcagctatcttgattccatgtcggctcataaagtcgactatctcgtcaatcttactcatgagtccgttgcagtttagTTGAAAGAGTTTAAAACTCCTCGGGAGTGTAATCGTAACTCGGGGGGACGCGTGGTGTTGTCTGCGTTgatcctgctgtgcgttccgcaagaGTTGTTGTGGCCTGGCGTTGGCAGGCGGCCGCGCCGCagagggcggttgcgggtgcagagctctgcagcaagGGGCAACGAAGTCGCGTGTCCAcccacgggtggtgcgcaggccagagcacctccgaaagtggcaccagccattgcaaaaattgcattggactgttgtcaggttccgaggcactctggtctgacacacggagcagactgggCGGgagaccaagagctgctggtttgtccccgcact is a genomic window of Anastrepha ludens isolate Willacy chromosome 6, idAnaLude1.1, whole genome shotgun sequence containing:
- the LOC128867587 gene encoding histone H3-like centromeric protein A, coding for MRPLHKPGPKSKTRGASLQDNLLGETDTSSSSEITNFHSSPRQTATAKSQNDGRTSTVRKSRAQKKSLQPVPAPITSRQSRGSSRRKQRLPTRKELKLLLRTDFMIPRLSFSRVVREIMMQISSDVSCITALALEALQTAAEKYMENRFEDAYLLALHAGRVTLFVRDLELINYLMGKCNS